Sequence from the Zeugodacus cucurbitae isolate PBARC_wt_2022May chromosome 2, idZeuCucr1.2, whole genome shotgun sequence genome:
CGGGATCAGGCTCTTTGCAAGGACCCCCGCCTGTACCATACACATACTTCTTGTGGTCAGCAGACCGTTTTTTCATGTctgcttttaaatttaaatatttcgttcgCAGATTTTTTGTTGAACGAGGTGCTCCGGAGCACACCGAGTTGAAACTTTCTGTTATTGTTTCCCACACTTTGTCCTTTTGGTCAGGACGCACTTTTCCTGTTGCCTTGCATTCCAAAATACTTGAATTTTGCTGCACTAGGCTTAGCAGTGTGCAAATTTCATTCGAAGAAAAATTTTTACTTCTAGCCGCAGTTTccattttaacaaataaatacaatttatttgtttacataaatcagctgttattcttactaacaaccctgccttttaattttttggttgccaaatgtcaataatggtgaaacgcacgAAACTTaaatgcaaagttaaataaaaattaaaattaaaattaaatggaacttaattttcaattaaaagagttcgtgaaaccggctgtaagtaTTCTAATTAGTTAAGTTTATGGGGAAGGCACTCATCGGTTTCTGTAAACCAAATAGGGAaaactttttctgtttttttctttaatagcgGACAACATTAGACGGCGAACATTGGAATAATGCGCATATTTGCTGAAGAGCTCGACGTACCACATCATTTGCAGTCGACACACTTCGAAGACCCTATCATCAGGATTGACAAGCCGTAAATCGGTGTCTTCCTTGTAGTTTTtggcttttttttattatttttttattattaacccaaacgattaccctcctcccgcccaaccgacgcgagtctagaaaggcaagagatttttaagcgtccggttctcaaactgctcagctacagaaacaaacatttcaacagctgagaattaaaaatttataaaaacaaaaagttaaaaatttctgaatattacttattaagagaagacaaaatagtttttttgatgctaaatattgaaaaaatcatgaaatattcggcggaatggttcatttaactcaaaatttgttctagaagattttagaaataatggtctaaactgcctggatgaacgcaatgggacattaaacttaatatcagacaaaaggaatgaactacaaactaaaccattcagaagttttactaggaatattatacctagcatttctctgcgactagtgagtgtgggaagatttataagttttaaatgactagtatacgggggaagaatcaatcttgaatcccaatgtaagtggcctaaagcaaaaagtagaaattgttttcgaacggactcaagcttatcagaatgggattgatagcaaggattccataccacagaaccatactccaatataggccttaccaatgttgtaaaaagaattttagtaatatacggatcattaaattctttagaccaacgtttgacaaagctaagagcacctttagcttttaagacaattgaatttacatgagaattaaaatttagtttagggtccatattaactcctaaatcaacaaagctaaaaacttgctccaaactgaagttatttattacatagggagaaagatcaacagttctaggggaaaagcacatcgttttacattttttaagattcagtggcatatcatttttgtgacaccaagtaactaaattatttaaatccgattgcaactcagtcctttcgttatgagaagtatatgtaaaaagttttacatcatccgcatataataaaatttctgaaaacttaattactgaaggtttattattgatgaacaacaagaacagaatcgggccgagatgactaccctgtggaacccctgaagtgacactaattgaatcggataatgtattattaaataaaacttgttgttttctgttagtaagatatgaggatacccattcaagtagtcttggttgaaaaccaagaagatccagtttttgcaaaagaattgagtggtttactctatcgaatgctttactaaagtctgtatatataacatcagtattcttattagcaagtttgttactgtaaatttcatatttcatc
This genomic interval carries:
- the LOC128921826 gene encoding myb/SANT-like DNA-binding domain-containing protein 3, which gives rise to METAARSKNFSSNEICTLLSLVQQNSSILECKATGKVRPDQKDKVWETITESFNSVCSGAPRSTKNLRTKYLNLKADMKKRSADHKKYVYGTGGGPCKEPDPADTEVDTLMKYCQKNKCMGWTPHMTTTEDQMMEEEIDIKAKWTEKKLKEEIEFTKIEHTLRVQQMKEAHELQQKFIIEKHVLEMRILEDQLKPK